A portion of the Vespula vulgaris chromosome 14, iyVesVulg1.1, whole genome shotgun sequence genome contains these proteins:
- the LOC127068909 gene encoding uncharacterized protein LOC127068909 isoform X4: MTAICFVCNLPILSHQVGLIWQGGNGWDDLMREQVEETTLRQRLGTGRRDSATQITSISPPNEIQESSPTNQRRRRSSLAQLTDIIREWGGGGTGGKSGRSSKLYRRETLADIAKSLPWSRQTTSDASHLASLRKKRENSEDSGIRSQASTRSRKDSTISDFKSDLARLWSKRDVQPQQPPTVISPTPRRGSGESARSRRDSIIAGQIPSPSERRHNCRHHKRRQSQQSQQSVEGVGVTPTKYYINDQRPSASSTDSGASNIARDHTDTRRNSTDKSERSSSFESKSQTPMLSTETKASTPTTLSMTIDGKAMTSIATETKTSSVTTGTSMSSTLTVNARPSPEVKTLTLEPSVNTPAIIMSSVTPPTVSPVTGSSLPLPGTSTTGSSSPVGSPSVNAAHPLLATRRDSTTQCYYKGKEASPNKLSKLTRQAAAIDESVPPVGRRGSQPTLSPDPDDGGRKARRDSLSPDSASYPRRRDSKSHLSPDRTVDKRDISPSRQKKAQLRRQSTSYAQPQRSPSGSSCSSRDPSPCARAPLQHSQTMRRQSTTTEEILIARGFRRQSTTEEMIRCRNFRRQSSQNEDTVGHPYQVQRYRGRRDSSAQITDGTFATMTVETSSTFFDSSTQTEPSSLYDNNHYHEECLKCNSCGVNLTGINQKRARRFKNQILCDLHFADVALMECSDFMQLLRSFKPHSLGNAVARRKSSNTLIFLLPSQACSDEFCQEYPHNFIPAPGYWIECSRQQITTDLSNERSVRDGIDPDEIEDNQFSLSEEREFETNDVPKKKTAIEEQWEKYQCFELTSVEQETYEKYFYASEHWNYFTNDEDLGPVILSIKQETLNGRDQFRILVRAISYTVHGLIPASCVFADRYNREEVVRSLGKEVNINPPLTLGQLPDTPEELLKLDQAFIKSEVKVGVIYVREEQCTEEEILDNNENSPLFEEFLQILGDKVRLKGFDKYKGGLDTVHNLTGIYSVYTNWRGIEIMFHVSTLLPYEKHDTQKLQRKRHIGNDIVCVVFLEADKTRFNPACIKSHFLHTFILVRVSPAAQTKSPQKEVTKYEVSVVTRDEVGAYKPYLWEQSVFEKGPMFREWILTKIVNGERASYSAPKFARMQERTRSQMMEDIVTNLINHAETGQIPKPYRRGSWRPIGHMRPFSPLLDSVRDKFEDYDQLAKDFTKVFLNNTENVSLNANLFDVSFLVPGQQKQKVRFIGVRAILAVRSRVFQEMLYGIQAGFGSPQVPVAELLARPAPTLLSPQKPKSSNFLQVPDMESPRPKSVPSSPMVKRAISRLGTITAGWGRSIRKHGSNTLQSEDRKRWASSQDCSNKDAKDKDKAAEYLAVPRLSVYADAQKVDRAKLAQTEFDVIEFDPETFRILLDYLHTGSCPLTCSNIPGLICAAEHYDLPELLQACFHHAKQYLRIEIVCVMLCALENYYWRYTSANDLIDMILAFVKTRAYQLFQNPDFLTLSESMVQTIMSSRPEVAEIKKFEAMLKWANHRIKTKPTKLDPKLEFKCIMERLCNDINLYRIPPQELVRIVLPSKAIDNELILKTLMVQAKSGIYRNVDSYLEAYQENIQNQESFDY, encoded by the exons ATGACAGCGATCTGCTTCGTGTGTAACCTGCCGATCCTGAGTCACCAGGTCGGATTAATATGGCAAGGAGGAAATGGTTGGGACGATCTCATGCGAGAGCAGGTGGAGGAGACAACTTTGAGACAAAGATTAG GTACAGGAAGAAGAGACTCGGCGACACAGATCACGTCGATATCACCACCAAACGAGATCCAGGAATCATCGCCTACGAATCAACGACGAAGAAGGTCGAGTTTGGCCCAATTGACGGATATAATAAGAGAATGGGGTGGTGGAGGAACAGGTGGAAAAAGTGGGCGTAGTAGTAAGCTGTATCGTAGAGAAACATTGGCCGACATTGCTAAATCTTTACCGTGGTCGAGACAGACAACATCGGACGCTAGTCATCTTGCCAGTTTGAGAAAAAAACGTGAAAATTCGGAGGACAGCGGTATAAGGAGTCAAGCTTCTACAAGATCGAGAAAGGATTCGACCATAAGTGATTTTAAAAGTGATCTAGCCAGATTATGGAGTAAGAGAGATGTTCAACCGCAACAACCACCAACTGTTATCTCACCAACACCAAGACGAG GTTCGGGCGAAAGTGCAAGATCGAGAAGGGATTCCATTATAGCCGGACAAATTCCTAGTCCAAGCGAGCGAAGGCACAATTGCCGTCATCACAAACGTCGACAATCTCAACAATCGCAGCAATCGGTCGAAGGTGTCGGCGTCACGCCTACTAAATATTACATCAATGATCAAAGACCGAGTGCTTCCAGCACCGATAGCGGTGCCAGTAATATTGCTAG AGATCACACAGATACGCGTAGAAATTCAACGGACAAGAGCGAAAGGTCGAGCAGTTTTGAATCGAAAAGTCAAACACCAATGCTATCGACGGAAACAAAGGCGTCAACACCCACTACATTAAGCATGACTATCGATGGTAAAGCTATGACTAGTATTGCAACAGAAACTAAAACATCCAGCGTTACTACAGGAACAAGTATGTCGAGTACTTTGACCGTCAATGCGAGACCATCGCCAGAAGTTAAGACTCTTACTTTGGAACCATCAGTCAATACTCCGGCCATTATAATGTCCTCTGTAACACCACCGACTGTTTCACCTGTAACTGGAAGTAGTCTCCCACTTCCTGGCACTTCGACTACCGGTAGTTCTAGTCCAGTTGGATCACCTAGTGTCAATGCAGCACATCCCTTGTTAGCTACTCGAAGAGATTCCACCACGCAA TGTTattacaaaggaaaagaagcatcgccaaataaattatcaaaattaacgCGGCAGGCAGCGGCAATAGACGAATCCGTGCCTCCTGTTGGACGACGTGGTAGTCAACCAACGTTATCACCTGATCCAGATGACGGAG GACGAAAAGCACGCAGAGATTCGCTCAGTCCGGATTCCGCGTCTTATCCAAGACGTCGTGATTCGAAGAGTCACTTGAGCCCTGATAGAACGGTCGATAAGAGAGATATCAGTCCAAGTAGACAGAAGAAAGCTCAATTGAGAAGACAGTCAACTTCATACGCTCAACCACAAag ATCACCGAGTGGATCGTCCTGTTCGTCGAGAGATCCAAGCCCTTGTGCGCGTGCACCTCTTCAACACTCTCAAACAATGCGAAGACAATCGACTACAACCGAAGAGATCCTAATAGCACGTGGATTTCGACGACAAAGCACAACCGAAGAGATGATAAGATGTCGAAATTTTCGTAGACAAAGTTCTCAAAACGAGGACACGGTGGGTCATCCTTACCAA GTTCAAAGATATCGAGGACGAAGAGACAGTTCGGCACAAATCACCGACGGAACTTTTGCTACAATGACGGTCGAGACTTCGAGCACTTTTTTCGATAGCAGCACTCAGACTG AACCATCGTCGTTGTACGACAACAACCACTACCACGAGGAGTGCCTAAAATGTAACAGCTGCGGCGTCAATCTGACGGGAATCAATCAGAAAAGGGCGAGGCG GTTCAAAAATCAGATACTTTGCGATCTGCACTTTGCCGACGTGGCGCTGATGGAGTGCTCGGACTTCATGCAGCTGTTGCGCAGCTTCAAGCCACATAGTTTAGGCAACGCGGTTGCCAGAAGAAAATCTTCTAACACATTGATCTTCCTTTTACCATCGCAAGCTTGTTCAG atgAATTCTGTCAAGAGTATCCGCACAACTTTATACCAGCGCCTGGTTATTGGATCGAATGTTCGAGGCAACAGATCACTACTGATCTTAGCAACGAAAGAAGTGTCAGGGATGGTATAGATCCTGATGAAATCGAGGACAATCAATTTTCCTTGTCCGAGGAAAGAGAATTTGAGACGAACGACGtaccgaaaaagaaaacggcgATCGAGGAACAATGGGAAAAGTATCAATGTTTCGAATTGACATCGGTCGAACAGGAAACGTATGAGAAGTACTTTTACGCTTCGGAACATTGGAATTATTTCACCAACGACGAAGATCTTGGCCCTGTTATACTCAGTATCAAACAGGAGACACTCAATGGACGTGATCAATTTAGGATACTCGTAAGGGCTATCAGTTATACGGTACATGGACTTATACCAGCCAGCTGTGTCTTCGCTGATCG GTACAATCGAGAAGAGGTAGTACGTAGTCTTGGCAAAGAGGTGAACATCAATCCACCGTTGACGCTTGGTCAATTGCCGGACACCCCAGAGGAACTTCTCAAGCTCGACCAAGCTTTCATCAAGTCGGAGGTTAAAGTTGGAGTGATATATGTGAGAGAAGAACAGTGTACCGAAGAGGAGATACTCGATAACAACGAGAACTCACCGCTTTTCGAAGAATTCCTTCAGATTCTGGGTGATAAGGTCAGACTAAAGGGATTTGACAAATACAAAGGTGGCCTTGATACCGTTCACAATCTAACTGGGATTTATTCGGTCTATACTAATTGGCGAGGCATTGAAATTATGTTTCATGTGTCGACCCTATTGCCCTACGAGAAACACGATACGCAAAAG ctTCAAAGGAAAAGACACATTGGCAACGACATTGTCTGCGTTGTATTTCTGGAAGCTGATAAAACAAGATTCAATCCTGCCTGTATAAAATCACATTTCTTGCACACGTTTATATTGGTACGTGTGAGTCCTGCTGCTCAAACTAAGAGCCCTCAAAAAGAGGTTACCAAATACGAGGTGTCCGTAGTTACCAGAGACGAAGTTGGAGCTTACAAACCATATCTTTGGGAACAGAGTGTCTTTGAAAAAG GTCCGATGTTCCGGGAATGGATATTAACCAAAATTGTTAATGGCGAAAGAGCGAGTTACTCCGCACCTAAATTTGCAAGAATGCAGGAGAGAACGAGAAGTCAGATGATGGAGGATATCGTCACTAATTTGATCAATCATGCGGAAACTGGTCAAATTCCAAAACCATACAG ACGAGGATCCTGGAGACCGATTGGACATATGAGGCCATTTTCACCACTCTTAGACTCCGTTCGTGATAAATTCGAGGATTACGATCAGCTAGCTAAAGATTTCACTAAAGTATTCTTAAACAATACTGAAAATGTTTCCTTGAATGCCAATCTCTTCGACGTATCCTTCCTTGTACCTGGTCAACAGAAACAAAAGGTCCGATTTATTGGAGTTAGAGCTATCTTGGCTGTCAGGAGCAG aGTCTTTCAAGAAATGTTATATGGAATTCAAGCAGGATTTGGAAGTCCTCAAGTACCAGTTGCCGAATTGTTAGCAAGACCAGCACCTACCTTGCTCAGTCCGCAAAAACCAAAGAGTTCTAATTTCCTACAAGTTCCCGACATGGAAAGTCCTAG GCCCAAAAGCGTGCCCTCGTCGCCGATGGTGAAACGTGCCATCTCGAGGCTTGGAACAATCACTGCCGGTTGGGGAAGGAGCATCAGGAAACACGGAAGTAATACGTTGCAGAGCGAGGATCGTAAACGGTGGGCAAGTTCACAGGATTGCAGCA aTAAAGACGCGAAGGACAAGGATAAAGCTGCCGAATATTTGGCTGTTCCAAGACTCAGCGTTTACGCTGACGCACAGAAGGTCGATCGTGCGAAACTTGCCCAAACCGAG ttCGACGTGATCGAGTTCGATCCGGAAACCTTCAGAATCTTATTGGACTATCTACATACTGGCTCTTGTCCTTTGACCTGCAGCAATATACCAGGTCTGATATGCGCAGCCGAACACTATGATTTGCCTGAATTACTTCAAGCTTGTTTCCATCACGCTAAACAATATCTACGTATCGAAATAGTCTGCGTGATGTTGTGCGCCCTTGAGAATTATTATTGGCGTTACACATCGGCAAACGATTTGATCGACATGATATTAGCCTTCGTTAAGACAAGAGCCTATCAACTCTTTCAAAACCCAGACTTCCTAACATTGAGCGAATCGATGGTACAAACGATAATGTCAAGCCGTCCTGAGGTCGCggagattaaaaaattcgagGCCATGTTGAAATGGGCGAATCATAGGATCAAAACGAAACCTACTAAGCTCGATCCTAAACTTGAATTTAAATGTATCATGGAGAGACTATGCAACGATATCAATTTGTATAGAATACCTCCTCAAGAATTGGTCAgg ATCGTTTTACCGTCAAAAGCCATTGACAACGAATTGATCTTGAAGACGTTAATGGTCCAAGCGAAATCGGGGATCTATCGTAACGTTGACAGTTATCTAGAAGCTTATCAAGAGAACATTCAGAATCAAGAGAGTTTTGATTACTAG
- the LOC127068909 gene encoding uncharacterized protein LOC127068909 isoform X5, which produces MSLQSPRLRHYRTMTAICFVCNLPILSHQVGLIWQGGNGWDDLMREQVEETTLRQRLGTGRRDSATQITSISPPNEIQESSPTNQRRRRSSLAQLTDIIREWGGGGTGGKSGRSSKLYRRETLADIAKSLPWSRQTTSDASHLASLRKKRENSEDSGIRSQASTRSRKDSTISDFKSDLARLWSKRDVQPQQPPTVISPTPRRGSGESARSRRDSIIAGQIPSPSERRHNCRHHKRRQSQQSQQSVEGVGVTPTKYYINDQRPSASSTDSGASNIARDHTDTRRNSTDKSERSSSFESKSQTPMLSTETKASTPTTLSMTIDGKAMTSIATETKTSSVTTGTSMSSTLTVNARPSPEVKTLTLEPSVNTPAIIMSSVTPPTVSPVTGSSLPLPGTSTTGSSSPVGSPSVNAAHPLLATRRDSTTQCYYKGKEASPNKLSKLTRQAAAIDESVPPVGRRGSQPTLSPDPDDGGRKARRDSLSPDSASYPRRRDSKSHLSPDRTVDKRDISPSRQKKAQLRRQSTSYAQPQRSPSGSSCSSRDPSPCARAPLQHSQTMRRQSTTTEEILIARGFRRQSTTEEMIRCRNFRRQSSQNEDTVGHPYQVQRYRGRRDSSAQITDGTFATMTVETSSTFFDSSTQTEPSSLYDNNHYHEECLKCNSCGVNLTGINQKRARRFKNQILCDLHFADVALMECSDFMQLLRSFKPHSLGNAVARRKSSNTLIFLLPSQACSDEFCQEYPHNFIPAPGYWIECSRQQITTDLSNERSVRDGIDPDEIEDNQFSLSEEREFETNDVPKKKTAIEEQWEKYQCFELTSVEQETYEKYFYASEHWNYFTNDEDLGPVILSIKQETLNGRDQFRILVRAISYTVHGLIPASCVFADRYNREEVVRSLGKEVNINPPLTLGQLPDTPEELLKLDQAFIKSEVKVGVIYVREEQCTEEEILDNNENSPLFEEFLQILGDKVRLKGFDKYKGGLDTVHNLTGIYSVYTNWRGIEIMFHVSTLLPYEKHDTQKLQRKRHIGNDIVCVVFLEADKTRFNPACIKSHFLHTFILVRVSPAAQTKSPQKEVTKYEVSVVTRDEVGAYKPYLWEQSVFEKGPMFREWILTKIVNGERASYSAPKFARMQERTRSQMMEDIVTNLINHAETGQIPKPYRRGSWRPIGHMRPFSPLLDSVRDKFEDYDQLAKDFTKVFLNNTENVSLNANLFDVSFLVPGQQKQKVRFIGVRAILAVRSRVFQEMLYGIQAGFGSPQVPVAELLARPAPTLLSPQKPKSSNFLQVPDMESPRPKSVPSSPMVKRAISRLGTITAGWGRSIRKHGSNTLQSEDRKRWASSQDCSNKDAKDKDKAAEYLAVPRLSVYADAQKVDRAKLAQTEFDVIEFDPETFRILLDYLHTGSCPLTCSNIPGLICAAEHYDLPELLQACFHHAKQYLRIEIVCVMLCALENYYWRYTSANDLIDMILAFVKTRAYQLFQNPDFLTLSESMVQTIMSSRPEVAEIKKFEAMLKWANHRIKTKPTKLDPKLEFKCIMERLCNDINLYRIPPQELVRIVLPSKAIDNELILKTLMVQAKSGIYRNVDSYLEAYQENIQNQESFDY; this is translated from the exons ATGTCGTTGCAGAGCCCGAGACTTCGACATTACAG gACCATGACAGCGATCTGCTTCGTGTGTAACCTGCCGATCCTGAGTCACCAGGTCGGATTAATATGGCAAGGAGGAAATGGTTGGGACGATCTCATGCGAGAGCAGGTGGAGGAGACAACTTTGAGACAAAGATTAG GTACAGGAAGAAGAGACTCGGCGACACAGATCACGTCGATATCACCACCAAACGAGATCCAGGAATCATCGCCTACGAATCAACGACGAAGAAGGTCGAGTTTGGCCCAATTGACGGATATAATAAGAGAATGGGGTGGTGGAGGAACAGGTGGAAAAAGTGGGCGTAGTAGTAAGCTGTATCGTAGAGAAACATTGGCCGACATTGCTAAATCTTTACCGTGGTCGAGACAGACAACATCGGACGCTAGTCATCTTGCCAGTTTGAGAAAAAAACGTGAAAATTCGGAGGACAGCGGTATAAGGAGTCAAGCTTCTACAAGATCGAGAAAGGATTCGACCATAAGTGATTTTAAAAGTGATCTAGCCAGATTATGGAGTAAGAGAGATGTTCAACCGCAACAACCACCAACTGTTATCTCACCAACACCAAGACGAG GTTCGGGCGAAAGTGCAAGATCGAGAAGGGATTCCATTATAGCCGGACAAATTCCTAGTCCAAGCGAGCGAAGGCACAATTGCCGTCATCACAAACGTCGACAATCTCAACAATCGCAGCAATCGGTCGAAGGTGTCGGCGTCACGCCTACTAAATATTACATCAATGATCAAAGACCGAGTGCTTCCAGCACCGATAGCGGTGCCAGTAATATTGCTAG AGATCACACAGATACGCGTAGAAATTCAACGGACAAGAGCGAAAGGTCGAGCAGTTTTGAATCGAAAAGTCAAACACCAATGCTATCGACGGAAACAAAGGCGTCAACACCCACTACATTAAGCATGACTATCGATGGTAAAGCTATGACTAGTATTGCAACAGAAACTAAAACATCCAGCGTTACTACAGGAACAAGTATGTCGAGTACTTTGACCGTCAATGCGAGACCATCGCCAGAAGTTAAGACTCTTACTTTGGAACCATCAGTCAATACTCCGGCCATTATAATGTCCTCTGTAACACCACCGACTGTTTCACCTGTAACTGGAAGTAGTCTCCCACTTCCTGGCACTTCGACTACCGGTAGTTCTAGTCCAGTTGGATCACCTAGTGTCAATGCAGCACATCCCTTGTTAGCTACTCGAAGAGATTCCACCACGCAA TGTTattacaaaggaaaagaagcatcgccaaataaattatcaaaattaacgCGGCAGGCAGCGGCAATAGACGAATCCGTGCCTCCTGTTGGACGACGTGGTAGTCAACCAACGTTATCACCTGATCCAGATGACGGAG GACGAAAAGCACGCAGAGATTCGCTCAGTCCGGATTCCGCGTCTTATCCAAGACGTCGTGATTCGAAGAGTCACTTGAGCCCTGATAGAACGGTCGATAAGAGAGATATCAGTCCAAGTAGACAGAAGAAAGCTCAATTGAGAAGACAGTCAACTTCATACGCTCAACCACAAag ATCACCGAGTGGATCGTCCTGTTCGTCGAGAGATCCAAGCCCTTGTGCGCGTGCACCTCTTCAACACTCTCAAACAATGCGAAGACAATCGACTACAACCGAAGAGATCCTAATAGCACGTGGATTTCGACGACAAAGCACAACCGAAGAGATGATAAGATGTCGAAATTTTCGTAGACAAAGTTCTCAAAACGAGGACACGGTGGGTCATCCTTACCAA GTTCAAAGATATCGAGGACGAAGAGACAGTTCGGCACAAATCACCGACGGAACTTTTGCTACAATGACGGTCGAGACTTCGAGCACTTTTTTCGATAGCAGCACTCAGACTG AACCATCGTCGTTGTACGACAACAACCACTACCACGAGGAGTGCCTAAAATGTAACAGCTGCGGCGTCAATCTGACGGGAATCAATCAGAAAAGGGCGAGGCG GTTCAAAAATCAGATACTTTGCGATCTGCACTTTGCCGACGTGGCGCTGATGGAGTGCTCGGACTTCATGCAGCTGTTGCGCAGCTTCAAGCCACATAGTTTAGGCAACGCGGTTGCCAGAAGAAAATCTTCTAACACATTGATCTTCCTTTTACCATCGCAAGCTTGTTCAG atgAATTCTGTCAAGAGTATCCGCACAACTTTATACCAGCGCCTGGTTATTGGATCGAATGTTCGAGGCAACAGATCACTACTGATCTTAGCAACGAAAGAAGTGTCAGGGATGGTATAGATCCTGATGAAATCGAGGACAATCAATTTTCCTTGTCCGAGGAAAGAGAATTTGAGACGAACGACGtaccgaaaaagaaaacggcgATCGAGGAACAATGGGAAAAGTATCAATGTTTCGAATTGACATCGGTCGAACAGGAAACGTATGAGAAGTACTTTTACGCTTCGGAACATTGGAATTATTTCACCAACGACGAAGATCTTGGCCCTGTTATACTCAGTATCAAACAGGAGACACTCAATGGACGTGATCAATTTAGGATACTCGTAAGGGCTATCAGTTATACGGTACATGGACTTATACCAGCCAGCTGTGTCTTCGCTGATCG GTACAATCGAGAAGAGGTAGTACGTAGTCTTGGCAAAGAGGTGAACATCAATCCACCGTTGACGCTTGGTCAATTGCCGGACACCCCAGAGGAACTTCTCAAGCTCGACCAAGCTTTCATCAAGTCGGAGGTTAAAGTTGGAGTGATATATGTGAGAGAAGAACAGTGTACCGAAGAGGAGATACTCGATAACAACGAGAACTCACCGCTTTTCGAAGAATTCCTTCAGATTCTGGGTGATAAGGTCAGACTAAAGGGATTTGACAAATACAAAGGTGGCCTTGATACCGTTCACAATCTAACTGGGATTTATTCGGTCTATACTAATTGGCGAGGCATTGAAATTATGTTTCATGTGTCGACCCTATTGCCCTACGAGAAACACGATACGCAAAAG ctTCAAAGGAAAAGACACATTGGCAACGACATTGTCTGCGTTGTATTTCTGGAAGCTGATAAAACAAGATTCAATCCTGCCTGTATAAAATCACATTTCTTGCACACGTTTATATTGGTACGTGTGAGTCCTGCTGCTCAAACTAAGAGCCCTCAAAAAGAGGTTACCAAATACGAGGTGTCCGTAGTTACCAGAGACGAAGTTGGAGCTTACAAACCATATCTTTGGGAACAGAGTGTCTTTGAAAAAG GTCCGATGTTCCGGGAATGGATATTAACCAAAATTGTTAATGGCGAAAGAGCGAGTTACTCCGCACCTAAATTTGCAAGAATGCAGGAGAGAACGAGAAGTCAGATGATGGAGGATATCGTCACTAATTTGATCAATCATGCGGAAACTGGTCAAATTCCAAAACCATACAG ACGAGGATCCTGGAGACCGATTGGACATATGAGGCCATTTTCACCACTCTTAGACTCCGTTCGTGATAAATTCGAGGATTACGATCAGCTAGCTAAAGATTTCACTAAAGTATTCTTAAACAATACTGAAAATGTTTCCTTGAATGCCAATCTCTTCGACGTATCCTTCCTTGTACCTGGTCAACAGAAACAAAAGGTCCGATTTATTGGAGTTAGAGCTATCTTGGCTGTCAGGAGCAG aGTCTTTCAAGAAATGTTATATGGAATTCAAGCAGGATTTGGAAGTCCTCAAGTACCAGTTGCCGAATTGTTAGCAAGACCAGCACCTACCTTGCTCAGTCCGCAAAAACCAAAGAGTTCTAATTTCCTACAAGTTCCCGACATGGAAAGTCCTAG GCCCAAAAGCGTGCCCTCGTCGCCGATGGTGAAACGTGCCATCTCGAGGCTTGGAACAATCACTGCCGGTTGGGGAAGGAGCATCAGGAAACACGGAAGTAATACGTTGCAGAGCGAGGATCGTAAACGGTGGGCAAGTTCACAGGATTGCAGCA aTAAAGACGCGAAGGACAAGGATAAAGCTGCCGAATATTTGGCTGTTCCAAGACTCAGCGTTTACGCTGACGCACAGAAGGTCGATCGTGCGAAACTTGCCCAAACCGAG ttCGACGTGATCGAGTTCGATCCGGAAACCTTCAGAATCTTATTGGACTATCTACATACTGGCTCTTGTCCTTTGACCTGCAGCAATATACCAGGTCTGATATGCGCAGCCGAACACTATGATTTGCCTGAATTACTTCAAGCTTGTTTCCATCACGCTAAACAATATCTACGTATCGAAATAGTCTGCGTGATGTTGTGCGCCCTTGAGAATTATTATTGGCGTTACACATCGGCAAACGATTTGATCGACATGATATTAGCCTTCGTTAAGACAAGAGCCTATCAACTCTTTCAAAACCCAGACTTCCTAACATTGAGCGAATCGATGGTACAAACGATAATGTCAAGCCGTCCTGAGGTCGCggagattaaaaaattcgagGCCATGTTGAAATGGGCGAATCATAGGATCAAAACGAAACCTACTAAGCTCGATCCTAAACTTGAATTTAAATGTATCATGGAGAGACTATGCAACGATATCAATTTGTATAGAATACCTCCTCAAGAATTGGTCAgg ATCGTTTTACCGTCAAAAGCCATTGACAACGAATTGATCTTGAAGACGTTAATGGTCCAAGCGAAATCGGGGATCTATCGTAACGTTGACAGTTATCTAGAAGCTTATCAAGAGAACATTCAGAATCAAGAGAGTTTTGATTACTAG